In Rhodamnia argentea isolate NSW1041297 chromosome 5, ASM2092103v1, whole genome shotgun sequence, the DNA window TCAGTTTTTCTGTGATACTTGTGCTTATTCTAAGTAAACTAGAACTATTTATCCAGAGTCAAATAATAAAAGTCTCGtttcatttgatttggttcATTCTGATATTTGGGGTCCTTCCCCTGTTAAATCTATTACTGGGTATGATTGGTTTGTgacctttattgatgattatagtagagcaacttggatttttttactTAGACATAAAAGTGATGTTTTCGAGgccttcaaaacctttttcaaaataattcaaacccAGTTTAATGCTACCATTAAGGCACTTCGAACGGATAATGGTAGAGAATATTGTGCctcttcctttcaattttttttatgagagcATGGTATTCTCCACCAAACTAGTTGTGTGGATACCCCTGCACAAAATGGTGTGGCGGAGCGAAAAAAATAGACATCTTCTTGAAGTTGCACgttctcttttatttcaaatGCATGTCCCACCATCCTACTGGAGTGAAGCTATTCTTACAGCTGCCTACTTAATTAATCGTATGCCATCCAGGGTTCTGCAAAATAAAAGCCCAATTTATATGTTGACTGGGAAAAATACATTTATCCTCCCACCAAAAATCTTTGGTTCTATTTGTTTTGTTAGAGATCATTAGGTGAAGAGTAAATTGTCTCCTAGGAGTCTTAAGTGCATTTTCTTAGGTTATTCCTCTTCCCAAAAAGGCTATAGGTGTTATCATCCATCCACTCGCAAGTTTTATGTCTCCAAAGATGTTATTTTTAATGAGTCTGAAGCTTTTTTCGATAATCCACTCTACGAGATATCTAGTTCGACATTTATTGAACCATTCCCCGAGCTCTCGGTGCCATTATCGACAGAGCGCACGGAGGAGCCTATTGTGAATCAAAGTGTAACCCCGGAAGAGGTTTCACCTGTTCAAAGAGATTATTCACATGTTTATTCTCGTAAACAGGCTGCTATGCCCGGTAATCCTCCTGGTGAGTCTTTACAGGCAATACCGGAATCCAATACAACACCGCCGGAGCCTAGTCCTATCGATGACAACAATATTGAGGATGAAACAACTCCAATTGCTCTCCGTAAAGGTAAACGGTCTTGTGTTGGTAAGCCTCGGTATCCTATCGATGAATATACTTCCTATTCTGTTCTTTCTCCATCATATTCATCGTTCGTTTCTTCTTTAGACTCTGTGTCTATTCCTAATACTTGGCAGATTgctattcaacaaaaaaaatggaaaaatgccATGTTAGAGGAAATGGAggctttgaagaaaaatcaaacttggaaTTTGGTGCCTCTCCCTCCTAGGAAGAAAACGGTGGGGTGCAAATGGGTCTATGCGGTTAAGCAAAATGCTGATGGAACTGTGGATAGGTATAAGGCTCGACTAGTGGCCCGGGGATTCACTCAAACTGCAGGTGTTGATTATCAAGAAACGTTTGCCCCCGTAGCAAAGATGAATACGGTAAGGATTCTTATATCATGTGCCGCAAGTTATGGATGGGACCTTCACCAATTAGAcgtgaagaatgcatttcttcatggagaaCTTGATGAGGAGGTGTACATGGACATTCCACCAGGTTTTGTAGATAGCACTACCATTGGAAAGGTTTGTCATCTCAAACGTTCTTTATATGGGCTTAAACAATCACCTCGGGCTTGGTTTGGCAAGTTCACCAAAGCTATGCGAGCTCGGGGATACACCCGGAGTAATGCTGATCACACCTTGTTCATTCGTCATAGTGGTTCTCTCTCAACTTTCTTAattgtgtatgtggatgacattgtGGTGACTGGAAATGATGGTAGTGAAATCATTAGATTGAAGAATGCATTGGGAAAGGAATTTGAGATTAAAGATCTTGGAAAACTgcgatattttcttggaattgaagtAGCTCGCTCCTCACATGGGATCTTCCTATGTCGGCGTAAGTACATACTTGATCTTCTATCTCAGACAGGAATGCTTGGATGTAAACCTATTGATACTCCACTTGATTCAAACGCAAAGATTCGGGCCAAGACAGGGGAGCCAGTAGATCGCGAAAGATATCAAAGACTTGTTGGAAAGCTCATCTACCTTTCTCATACACGTCCCGATATTGCCTATGCGATCGGTTTTgtaagtcaattcatgcatgatcCGTATACTACTCATATGGATGTTGTGACTCGAATTCTACGTTACTTGAAAGGCACACCGAGTAAAGGTATATTGTTTCGGAACCATGGTCATTTGAAGGTTGAGGCATTTACTGATGCGGACCGGGCTAGTAGTGTGGATGACAGGCGATCTACTTCAGGTTATTGTTCTTATGTTGGAGGTAACCTAGTTACTTGGCGAAGCAAAAAGCAAGACGTTGTTGCTAGATCAAGCGCAGAGGCTGAATTCCGCTCTATCGCTCAAGGCATGTGTGAATTATTATGGATTCAGAAACTTTTGGATGATCCGGGATTCCAATTTCGGAAGCCATTAATGATTTACTCCGATAGTAAATCTGCTATCGGTATTTCACATAATCCTGTCCAGCATGATAGGACTAAGCATGTGGAAATTGACCGACACTTCATCAAAGAAAAGCTTGATACGGGAGAATTTTGTACTCCATTTGTTCAATCCTCGAAACAGACCgcagatatattcactaaggcggTGAGCAAGCGAGTATTTGATTATCATGTGTCCAAGTTGGGCATGTACGACATCCATGCGCCAACTTGAGGGGGGGTGTTGTAATATTTGTTCTAGAATTAGATCCACAATTAGTGGGctaattgatggaatatcatAAATTCCATGATTAGTTGGCTAGTTAatgggatttcatattttgagggatttgattgtCACATTGTTAGGGATTTTATTGTACGTGATTGATTCTCCTATTAATATAAATACGGGATGATGCTCTAAAAAgatcatcaatccatttcagaaacttctttctttttgcataaaattctacaTATTGCTTCTCCGCAACCCACAGACTTACAGTGTATGTGCCCATGAACGTGCCGGTTCCCTTGGCGAGGTTCTCACCATAGGGCCCATTGGAGTGTACAGGGCTGCAATTGCCTGCCCATTGGTTTGCATAGCTCTGGGCATAGGCGGCAACGGTGTTTTCCTTCGTCACATTCATCACACCGACTTGGTTCCGGGCGTCATTGTGAGAGTTGAGAAAGTATTAAGTCACTCAAAAGCCATCACCGACTTGTCACTGCCTCTATCGCTGCTCTCCTTAGATCCATCAGACATCTTTGCCTAGATTATCTATCTCTCACGTCCCCCACCTCACAATAATATGTCACCGCCTTCCCACCGGCAATATCACCCTCCGCTGAACGTCGATGACCTCTAAGTGGCCCTCGAGGCCTCGATGATCGTTGAGGCTCGGGCAAGCCTCTCGATATGGAGGACTCGCCTTCCGATCTGGAGGTGAGTCCTCCATGTCTAGAGGCCCAGCCACTCCACTCCAGATCTTCATCGAGATTGGGATTCGTCGACCTCAACAAGCAAGTGGTCGCCATCGCCCGTTGGTGTGGCAACAATTAGAATAAGTCGGGGAAGTGACACGATCTCATTACTGTTGTACTTCTCTTTTGTGTTTTTACGGGTCGGCACTTGGCAAGGATGCGAAGGGCACGACCTCAATGAATAACATACAAATTATTCGTCTGCCACCTATTTCTATGGCTTCTAGTGCAATGGACACAAGGATCACGTGAATCGCAATTCGTAACACGAGTAAAACTCGCACATACGGGCGAGGAATTTATCAATTTCTTGGACTTCCAGCTCAAAATAGCAAGCTAAATTCTAAGGGAACATAATCTAATTATAGCTGAGAGCCCTAATGAAATTCGAAGTTTCAAATAGGACCCACATAAGTTACTAAGAAAGTTCATCCTAGTAAACCTCGAATTTTTACATGGATAATTACTCGAAAGTGAAGCAAATCATCTGATATCCTAACGTAATTTCTAAATTGATTGCCGGAGCTGGTTTACCCAAGGGCTAGCCACGGGCTCGACATCCCACCAGCGTTGCTTCATTAACCCGAGCTAATTTTCTCTTCAATCCATGAGGGGGAACCGAGAAGTCATCATGTTCAGCTATCCAACCGGATAATCATCACATCCGACCATCATCGTATTGCTTGTCAAGATACTCTAACATATCGTCAAAATTCGAAAAGCCTACGCCTGTAAATCTTCGTTTGCTGGATGGTTGTCTCTAATGTCGTTGATACCAAACATTGTGTTCCCATTATCTTCCCAATCTGACACCAATTGATGTAGCCGAAAAACTCGCACTTTTCCATAGAGAGAATTTTATCAACTGTTTTCGTTACATAATCTATACttacatatatataaaaaaacaatgaaattctAAGTTCAAGCATAATATAGATATACTAACAAGAAAATATACCCTACTAAATGTTAAATATCTAAAAGGATAACTACCAAATATTAAATATCTAAAAGGGTAATATCCAAACGTAATTCCTACATAAAAAGATAAGGAAATGTCTGTCTAAAAAAACAAGGAGGTGGACAAAACAAAGTAGGAAAAGACTAAAAGAATTCTGTCCGGTGATGCCGCTCCTCCCATCGTAGCTTTCCACCATTTCTCCAACCTCGTagaaaacgttgacttttccgTATTCCCAGgagagccaagtttctcgtttGGACCTTTTCTTATCTTAACGATTATTCCTATTTCTGAACTCTTTTGAATTCCTTTTCATACCTAAATTTCAGCTAATCATTTAGGATaaattacataaaaattagGCACTAACTTTAGTCCcaaaccaaaaatatttaatttatttttcatataatattCATATAGGATAGTATAATTTCCAGAAGCCTTGCATTGTATTTGCATTTAAGCAGACTGGCGGTGACGAACAGACTGGAATTGAGCATTGAGATTCGGCAAGCAAAACACAAAATTCTGCTGTGGCATTGGAGGGGAATGTCGGCCGAAAATTCCATGAGAATAAGACCAAtcaggattaaattgaacaaaatcttctctctcaggactaaaaaatgattatccaAAAGTCGGTGGACTATTCCATATGTAAGAGGACAGCGTGAAACCCTATCTCACTATTATAAATAGGTGCTTTAGGGTTCCCATTAAGGAGTGAGATTCAGCCacggggagggagagagggtcCTATTCGTGCGTGGCTGCACGCAACACCCATCACTCATGAAGCAAAGAGACTGGCCGGCGAACTCCTTTCTGTAGCCCGCGAGATTTGACGACCTGCTGCTGCCTGTTCCGCGCTGACGATGACCGCGATCCAAGGAGCATCTTGACAGCGGTGCCACTGTGGCAGTGAAGGTGCTCAATTTAATGCAAAGAGGTGCTTCGAAGAGCTTTGTCTCTGAATGTCGTACTCTAGGAACCATTAGACATCGGAACCTCATGAAGATACTAAGCGCCTGCTCGAGCATGGACTTTcgtggcaatgacttcaaagcTTTAATATACGAGTTCATGGCTAATGAAAGCTTGGAAGAGTGGCTGCACCCTCGGACTAAAGGACGAGATGATGAACGTGGTGAATCTAAAAATCTAAGACTAGTGCAGAGGTTAAACATCGCCGGCGACATAGCTACTGCTATCGAATATCTCCATAAGGGTTGTTCTCTACCAATCATCCATGGTGATCTGAAGCCAAGTAATGTGCTCCTAGACAATGATATGGTGGCTCGAGTTGGAGACTTTGGGCTTGCAAAGATCATTTCAACAATGTCTTACGAAGCCATAGGAGTTCAAGACCAGGGCAGTTCAACTTCAACCGCTGTCAGAAGATCCATTGGCTATGTGCCTCCAGGTATGAATCTGTCATATTTTCTTGATTAGTTTTAGTTGATTGGGATATTAATTAAGAGTGTTAGAAGCTTGGATAGACAATAATCATTGACGTTATCTTACTCTTCGTATGCTCTGAAACCTCTTTCTCACAACATGATTTCCTCTTTCCCTATTAATAGCTCcatgagaaaaagaagatgtGTATGACAAGATGAATAGTAGCATGTCATGATCGTCTTTGAAATTAAGATGAGAAAAAGCGACCGTAAATTTGATCAATGAATGGAAATATTTTGGGTCAAAACTTGTGAATACGTCCCAATAAATGGACTAAGCATATTGTGTCGTGTCATATTTGTATTTTATCAATGAGAAGCTCATCAAGCTTGAATGTGGGCCGATCTTCTTGGCTGAACGAGCTGGTCTAGACTACAGGCcgcataaaaaaattgataagatttttttttttgtctggtaTATGTAGATAAAAAAAACCTTGCTAAATTAAATTTCTTAGTTTCTTATACATTTGGGTCCAAAGTTGAGATGTCACAACCTAGCTCTAGTCACCGGTGAGCCACGTTCATCTGCTAGTAGGCCAGTTGTGATTATTTGACCAATGTTGCTACTCGAGAAGAAATAAATTCCAAATATTTGCCTCCTACTACTAAGAGAAATAATTCTCTTCACACTagaagttttgatttttgtaaCAAGTTACAATATTTGCGCTTTGCATATATGCATACCAAGATGTAAATGTTTTATCTgcatattttgatatttttttcatgttattttaaACCGTATTAACATATAAAGTTCGTCACTCAATAACCGTTGTCTTGCTTTTTTCCACAACAGCAAGGAGACCCAAATAGGCTTTAAAACCAAGATATAACGGACAGACACATTTCCATGCGTGGCTCTAGGTCCGCCAGTTTCTAGAAATCAAAGCAACCATATGAAATTGTCATTCAATATTTAATTTACggattcacttttttttcttgatcaTTTACATAAATTACTTAAATATGAGGTACTTTGATGTTCGTTAATCATTACATCTATGTGGTGCAACCATGAAATCAATCCGTCTTATCCCAAATCGATTCGTTACCATCATGGCCTCGTGATGTCTTGTATGGACATCGACATGTCAATAGGTGTCAAAATTTCAGCCTGCAGACACTATTAGTGAGTGAACCTCAATAATGAGTAAGCAAATTATCCCGGACAAGTAATTGCCCACCTCTTATTGGGTTTATAAACGCTAAAATAGTAAATCACACATATGATACTCGATAATGCAAGCCATATGGTCAATCCCACTCATATACCTAGGGGGTCACACTTGAAGGATTCTAAAGGTGGCTCACATTGGTTCGAGAGGTTATTCCCACCATGTAGTACTTTCCCCTCATCAGCTTCAAGAAATGGCTCTCACAATCTAACACTTTATCGCACCTGATACGTAATTATAGGGGTGAGCCAAAAAATATAGAAAGCCTAAATTTGCGCAGATCAGATCGCCTGAATTTTCGAGTCCTATAGGCCCGGGCCAAGATTTTGagctccctctttttttttttttttttaggtaaggATTTTGAGCTCCCTCTTTTTTATATTATAAAGTCATAAATaagttgaaaagaaaattaatatatataagTGATATTTGAGACTAAAATCTAACAACTGATCTATttttaatacccaaaaaaaaaaaaaattcgggctAGGGCTTACCCAGCTTGGACCTCTACTTCGGCCTCTAACGAGCTTGAAACTTCCACGGACTGTCAATGCTCCCGTAATTGACGGGCTTGATGGAATGTTCAGTCTTCGTCTCCATGGACTTCCCAATCCTCTCGAAATTGATAGGGAATATGAGGCACCAGTTTGTCCTTCATATGGACCTTTCgtttttgtaataaatttatcttaacaCAATAGATCATATGCCAGAAATTCAGTGGACAATAAGGCATCCGCAATAGTTAATAACAGTATGCCACATAAAATGATCTTAGTatgattaaaatattaataacaatATCCGTTTTTATTGCAACACTTTGCACCCTATAATTAGGATTGATTCATGGGcttcaaaaaaaacaaaaaagcgtCGACCATAGTTCTTTTTATCTCGAAATAAACGAGGATGTAAAATTGAGGACCAGAGAAAGTATGGATAAGTTCACAGTGCTTCCCATAATTGAGTTCGTCAATAATTTTTCTATTGTATTCATCATGGGCGATATTGAATATCACGCATGACGACTACGTATTAATATAACTAATTGAGTGTACATATAGAACATAATATTGTTTTGGAAATAATATATTTTCCTTAAGTCAGATCTATATCTCTCGGTCCTCCTCTCTCTAattcaagaaacaaaaactGAACGGTCCACTACTCCTATACGCCAAGCTCTCTCGTTCGACCAAATGAACTAACATAGAGTACGACATACCAATTTAGCGACGGATTGGCGCACAGATTAATTAGGAACCACGTGCAAATCAAGAGCATCCCACGAGAAAGTAATTAAGTAATGTACTGATGAAGCAAATCGAACTCAAGAAATATTATCTTTTATGCCTCATTCGTATGAAGTGTGACTTTTAAAGATATAAGATGTTGAATTTTTTGCAGATTTTGTGAAGATGACTGTGAACGACTTATCTTGAACCAAAATAGGAGTCGTGATGGCGTGGCGACTCGGCAAAATTTGAGAATGGAAACATCGATTACGCCTTTGATGGGATATTCAGTCTTCCGTCTCCATCGACTTGAATATTTTGCAGATTTTGTGAAGATGACTATGAACGACTTATCTTGAATAAAACTAGGAGTCGTGATAGCGTGGTGACGGGACAAAATTTGAGAATGGAAACGTCGATTACGCTTTTGATGGGATATTCAGTCTTCTGTCTCCATCGACTTGTCAATCCTTATTGAGGGAGTATCATTGACTCAACAAGTCAATCATTCCTTCATAAAGTGGACAATAACAATGATATTTGTACCAGTGAAGCAAATTGACCTCAAAAATATAATCCATATTTATGCTTTTGAAATGGTCTGATTCATATTAAGTGCGATATTTTAAAACTAGGTTATATGGTTGCGAAAAGTGATTTTTTGtagattttctgaaaattattcaGAACAACTTGTCTTGAACCAAAATAGGAGAAATGAACATGAAACGCTATTTAATAACTACTAAAGAAGCGTGGTGACCGGGcataattgaaaaagaaaacgatttaaCTAACAGTGCTGTTAATTTTATGGAGAATGACGGTCAACTCTTGACCGCAAAAGTTGAAGTGGCTTTCTTTAAAATAAGATAGGGAAGATTAATTACGCACGGTTATGCATAACTAAaccgaaagaagaaaaaattattagattATAGTCAATCCTCTCGGGGAGTTTCAGGAATATTATTTTGCGTAATAATTATCACATGAGAACTTCTAAGGTTTACCTCATTGTGAAGTACACCGTCACTATATGTTTTGTCAGCCCAAGTTTTTCACATAGCTACAATCATATAACTTTTAGTTATTGAATCTAATTAAaaattctatttctcttttggaAATCGTGCGTGACATTTTATTCTATGATGCATACCAAATAGCAATCCCATTAATTCTACTCTGCCATATCAATCCTTAAAATCTCTAGCTTGGACTGACGCGAATAATTACTTAAAAAtataacaatataaaaaaaatagtagaaaGTACTTAAATTATACTTAATACtttaaaaaagttattaaacaGAACAAAGAAACTTTTTAAGCCCAATATCTAATAACTAATCTATTTAAAAGAGAATCGGGCTTGGCCTGAACCGGTTTGGAGCCAAAAAAGCATTGAAACTCGGCCTCTCGATCTGCTTACCCCTATTTAGTTTCATTGTTGACAAATATCTGTCCATAGTCGGTGAGGGCGTgaatggtaacacttctgcttcgtaaatcaacttctgacgagagcttgatttttctacttctactcggaagcagaagttgattcttctacttctgctccaaaagttgatttctgatcatagaaattcgtttggtaaaagttgaaaatttttacttctaaaacattattaacacaaaatattcaatgaaaa includes these proteins:
- the LOC125315223 gene encoding pathogenesis-related protein 1B-like encodes the protein MATTCLLRSTNPNLDEDLEWSGWASRHGGLTSRSEGESSISRGLPEPQRSSRPRGPLRGHRRSAEGDIAGGKAVTYYCELNSHNDARNQVGVMNVTKENTVAAYAQSYANQWAGNCSPVHSNGPYGENLAKGTGTFMGTYTPTNCGSNSRINITTRYYNYNANTYASGRDCLHYTQIVWHELVRVGARVKCVVCCVAITTL
- the LOC115755215 gene encoding probable LRR receptor-like serine/threonine-protein kinase At3g47570, coding for MDFRGNDFKALIYEFMANESLEEWLHPRTKGRDDERGESKNLRLVQRLNIAGDIATAIEYLHKGCSLPIIHGDLKPSNVLLDNDMVARVGDFGLAKIISTMSYEAIGVQDQGSSTSTAVRRSIGYVPPDFVKMTVNDLS